In Nematostella vectensis chromosome 2, jaNemVect1.1, whole genome shotgun sequence, one genomic interval encodes:
- the LOC5514841 gene encoding probable ATP-dependent RNA helicase DDX46 isoform X1 gives MARDRSKERRRSRERSRRSKSKERKRSRSKSIDRAKRKRSRSREKERDRTKDRERKSRRDKERDKSRKRARSSSSSSGTSRSRSRSKDRKSRRRSRSRSLEKKKINRSKEKRRKSRSRSKDRSDSSRSRSRSRERESKKSKSRKKQEDADESGKDKESRSSKSVKEETSQADVSKIADAGDLESEMQKRRERVEAWRARKKKEMQLQEAAKKIQEIKKSKVWSLEDDDEDDEPDVAMNDEDDNDAESNNPQTEEEEEEPDVDPLDAFMATVNKEVKKVNTLDKKKLGKGKATVITHVVVKKPEVTEKSEKKGELMEGDIDAMEYSSEEEKEEEDLESTYAGYKTKKKKELQPVDHKTVVYQPFRKDFYVEVPELAKMTPEETDEFRLSLENIHVRGKNAPKPVKTWAQTGVQLKILDVLKKNSYEKPTPIQAQAIPVIMSGRDMIGIAKTGSGKTLAFLIPMFRHIKDQPPLEREEGPIAIVMTPTRELAIQIHRECKKFCKPNNLRCVCVYGGTGISEQIAELKRGAEIIVCTPGRMIDMLTANNGRVTNCQRCTYLVLDEADRMFDMGFEPQVMRIIDCIRPDRQTVMFSATFPRQMEALARKILDKPIEIQVGGRSVVCSDVEQNVVVIEEDDKFLKLLELLGLYQEQGSVLVFVEKQDSADSLFKDLLKRSYPCLSLHGGMDQFDRDSTIADFKNGVTKLMIATSVAARGLDVKHLNLVVNYDCPNHYEDYVHRVGRTGRAGNKGTAYTFLTPEQGRFAIDVIKALEMAENPVPEDVRNLANTYIETRKAEGKNIVKNSGFSGKGFKFNDEEKAKVSEAKKIQKWALGLQDSDDEAEAEEKAVEEIDKRLDAVFSKKPHVKKVVPQVGEPAVKREGEQQAKFNLASSIAAKINQKISAGTNNLDPTQQAASQIIKGGTVTALTGLDLAKQLAQKVHTKLNYEGPQEEVKEKEEEKQEAERYEDEVEINEFPQTARWKITSKETIMTITEYSECAVTVRGTYFPPGKEPKEGERKIYLYIEGPSERAIQLAKSEIKRIVKEELVRLGTYRGPQPTGRYKVL, from the exons ATGGCACGAGACAG AAGCAAAGAAAGGCGCAGGAGTAGAGAAAGGAGTCGTAGGTCAAAgagtaaagaaagaaaaagatctAGAAGTAAAAGCATTGATAGAGCTAAGCGTAAAAGATCAAGGAGtagagaaaaagaaagagacAGAACCAAAGACAGAGAAAGAAAGAGCAGACGAGATAAGGAGAGGGACAAAAGTCGCAAACGTGCTCGAAGCAGCTCCTCTAGTAGTGGAACCAGCAGAAGTAGGAGTCGCAGTAAGGACCGAAAAAGTAGGAGACGATCTCGCAGCAGAAGTcttgagaaaaagaaaattaatcgGAGTAAGGAGAAACGAAGAAAATCCCGAAGTAGATCTAAAGACAGGTCTGACTCATCTCGGTCAAGATCAAGAAGCAGGGAGAGAGAGagtaaaaaatcaaaatccaG GAAAAAGCAAGAGGATGCTGATGAATCAGGAAAGGACAAGGAGAGTAGATCCAGCAAG tcAGTGAAAGAGGAGACCTCTCAGGCAGATGTTTCTAAG ATCGCAGATGCAGGAGATCTAGAAAGTGAAATGCaaaagagaagagaaag AGTTGAGGCCTGGAGAgcgagaaagaaaaaagaaatgcaGCTACAAGAAGCTGctaaaaaaattcaagaaaTCAAGAAGTCTAAAGTTTGGAGTTtggaagatgatgatgaagatgatgaacCAGATGTTGCTATGAATGATGAG GATGATAATGATGCAG AGAGCAACAACCCACAGACAGAGGAAGAAGAG GAGGAACCTGATGTTGACCCACTTGATGCATTTATGGCCACAGTCAACAAAGAA GTGAAGAAAGTGAACACTCTAGACAAGAAAAAGCTTGGGAAAGGAAAAGCTACTGTAATTACTCATGTAGTCGTCAAAAAGCCAGAG GTGACTGAGAAATCTGAGAAGAAAGGGGAATTGATGGAAGGAGACATTGATGCTATGGAG taCTCGTCAGAGGAGGAAAAGGAGGAAGAAGACCTTGAATCAACTTATGCAGGATATAAaaccaaaaagaaaaag gAATTACAACCTGTTGACCACAAGACAGTTGTTTATCAGCCATTCAGAAAAGATTTCTATGTGGAAGTCCCAGAGCTTGCAAAGATGACCCCAGAAG AAACTGATGAGTTTCGGCTTAGTCTGGAGAACATCCATGTTCGAGGGAAAAATGCACCCAAACCCGTCAAGACTTGGGCTCAGACTGGGGTGCAGCTCAAGATACTTGATGTCTTAAAAAA GAATAGCTATGAGAAACCAACGCCCATTCAGGCACAGGCAATTCCAGTCATCATGTCCGGCCGAGATATGATTG GTATTGCCAAGACTGGCAGTGGAAAAACATTGGCATTTCTCATCCCAATGTTCAGGCATATCAAGGACCAGCCCCCATTAGAGCGAGAAGAAGGGCCAATTG caaTTGTGATGACACCCACTAGAGAGTTAGCAATCCAGATCCACCGTGAGTGCAAGAAGTTCTGCAAGCCTAACAACCTACGATGCGTGTGTGTCTATGGAGGCACAGGTATAAGTGAGCAG ATAGCAGAGCTGAAGCGTGGTGCTGAGATAATTGTTTGCACTCCTGGTCGGATGATTGACATGCTTACAGCTAACAATG GCCGTGTGACTAACTGCCAGAGATGCACCTATCTAGTATTAGACGAGGCTGACAGGATGTTTGATATGGGCTTTGAGCCTCAG GTCATGCGCATCATCGACTGCATTCGACCTGACCGCCAGACGGTCATGTTCTCTGCCACCTTCCCGCGTCAGATGGAAGCATTGGCCAGGAAGATTCTTGACAAACCTATTGAAATCCAAGTCGGTGGTCGGAGTGTGGTTTGCTCAGATGTTGAGCAGAATGTG gTGGTAATTGAAGAGGACGATAAATTCTTGAAACTGCTTGAACTACTCGGTCTCTACCAGGAACAGG GTAGCGTCCTGGTATTTGTGGAGAAGCAAGATTCTGCGGATTCACTGTTCAAAGACTTGCTCAAAAGATCGTACCCATGTCTCTCGTTGCACGGAG GTATGGACCAGTTTGATCGTGATAGCACCATAGCAGATTTTAAAAATGGTGTCACAAAGTTGATG ATCGCGACGTCTGTGGCGGCAAGGGGTCTTGATGTCAAGCACCTCAACCTTGTGGTCAACTACGACTGCCCAAACCACTACGAAGACTACGTGCATCGCGTGGG ACGTACGGGTCGTGCAGGCAACAAGGGTACTGCATATACCTTCTTAACCCCAGAGCAAGGCAG ATTTGCCATTGATGTCATCAAG GCTCTAGAGATGGCAGAAAATCCTGTTCCCGAGGACGTCCGCAATCTTGCCAATACCTATATAGAGACGAGGAAGGCG GAAGGCAAAAATATCGTCAAGAACAGTGGCTTCTCTGGCAAAG GTTTTAAGTTCAACGACGAAGAGAAGGCCAAAGTGAGCGAAGCAAAAAAGATTCAGAAATGG GCGCTCGGCTTACAAGATTCTGATGACGAGGCAGAAGCCGAGGAGAAAGCTGTGGAGGAG ATCGACAAGCGCTTGGACGCCGTGTTTAGTAAGAAACCTCATGTTAAGAAAGTCGTGCCGCAAGTTGGCGAACCCGCCGTCAAACGTGAGGGCGAACAACAAGCGAAATTCAACCTGGCCTCCAGCATAGCAGCGAAGATCAATCAGAAGATCAGTGCAGGAACCAAT AACCTGGATCCTACTCAACAAGCGGCGAGTCAGATTATCAAAGGCGGAACTGTAACTGCGCTAACG GGTTTGGATCTGGCCAAGCAGTTAGCCCAGAAGGTACACACCAAGCTCAACTACGAGGGTCCCCAGGAAGAGGTTAAAGAGAAAGAGGAGGAGAAGCAAGAGGCGGAGCGCTATGAAGACGAGGTGGAGATTAACGAGTTCCCTCAGACGGCGAGGTGGAAGATCACTTCTAAG GAGACGATCATGACCATCACCGAGTACTCGGAGTGCGCAGTCACAGTCAGAGGCACCTATTTCCCTCCAG GCAAAGAGCCAAAGGAAGGCGAGAGAAAGATCTACCTTTATATCGAAG GGCCCTCTGAGCGTGCCATTCAGCTCGCCAAGTCCGAGATCAAGCGCATAGTGAAAGAAGAGTTAGTACGACTG GGTACATACCGAGGGCCTCAGCCGACAGGAAGATACAAGGTGCTTTGA
- the LOC5514841 gene encoding probable ATP-dependent RNA helicase DDX46 isoform X2, producing MARDRSKERRRSRERSRRSKSKERKRSRSKSIDRAKRKRSRSREKERDRTKDRERKSRRDKERDKSRKRARSSSSSSGTSRSRSRSKDRKSRRRSRSRSLEKKKINRSKEKRRKSRSRSKDRSDSSRSRSRSRERESKKSKSRKKQEDADESGKDKESRSSKSVKEETSQADVSKIADAGDLESEMQKRRERVEAWRARKKKEMQLQEAAKKIQEIKKSKVWSLEDDDEDDEPDVAMNDEDDNDAESNNPQTEEEEEEPDVDPLDAFMATVNKEVKKVNTLDKKKLGKGKATVITHVVVKKPEVTEKSEKKGELMEGDIDAMEYSSEEEKEEEDLESTYAGYKTKKKKELQPVDHKTVVYQPFRKDFYVEVPELAKMTPEETDEFRLSLENIHVRGKNAPKPVKTWAQTGVQLKILDVLKKNSYEKPTPIQAQAIPVIMSGRDMIGIAKTGSGKTLAFLIPMFRHIKDQPPLEREEGPIAIVMTPTRELAIQIHRECKKFCKPNNLRCVCVYGGTGISEQIAELKRGAEIIVCTPGRMIDMLTANNGRVTNCQRCTYLVLDEADRMFDMGFEPQVMRIIDCIRPDRQTVMFSATFPRQMEALARKILDKPIEIQVGGRSVVCSDVEQNVVVIEEDDKFLKLLELLGLYQEQGSVLVFVEKQDSADSLFKDLLKRSYPCLSLHGGMDQFDRDSTIADFKNGVTKLMIATSVAARGLDVKHLNLVVNYDCPNHYEDYVHRVGRTGRAGNKGTAYTFLTPEQGRFAIDVIKALEMAENPVPEDVRNLANTYIETRKAEGKNIVKNSGFSGKGFKFNDEEKAKVSEAKKIQKWALGLQDSDDEAEAEEKAVEEIDKRLDAVFSKKPHVKKVVPQVGEPAVKREGEQQAKFNLASSIAAKINQKISAGTNNLDPTQQAASQIIKGGTVTALTGLDLAKQLAQKVHTKLNYEGPQEEVKEKEEEKQEAERYEDEVEINEFPQTARWKITSKVTRKTKGSSATFKITRKIQGSSLLR from the exons ATGGCACGAGACAG AAGCAAAGAAAGGCGCAGGAGTAGAGAAAGGAGTCGTAGGTCAAAgagtaaagaaagaaaaagatctAGAAGTAAAAGCATTGATAGAGCTAAGCGTAAAAGATCAAGGAGtagagaaaaagaaagagacAGAACCAAAGACAGAGAAAGAAAGAGCAGACGAGATAAGGAGAGGGACAAAAGTCGCAAACGTGCTCGAAGCAGCTCCTCTAGTAGTGGAACCAGCAGAAGTAGGAGTCGCAGTAAGGACCGAAAAAGTAGGAGACGATCTCGCAGCAGAAGTcttgagaaaaagaaaattaatcgGAGTAAGGAGAAACGAAGAAAATCCCGAAGTAGATCTAAAGACAGGTCTGACTCATCTCGGTCAAGATCAAGAAGCAGGGAGAGAGAGagtaaaaaatcaaaatccaG GAAAAAGCAAGAGGATGCTGATGAATCAGGAAAGGACAAGGAGAGTAGATCCAGCAAG tcAGTGAAAGAGGAGACCTCTCAGGCAGATGTTTCTAAG ATCGCAGATGCAGGAGATCTAGAAAGTGAAATGCaaaagagaagagaaag AGTTGAGGCCTGGAGAgcgagaaagaaaaaagaaatgcaGCTACAAGAAGCTGctaaaaaaattcaagaaaTCAAGAAGTCTAAAGTTTGGAGTTtggaagatgatgatgaagatgatgaacCAGATGTTGCTATGAATGATGAG GATGATAATGATGCAG AGAGCAACAACCCACAGACAGAGGAAGAAGAG GAGGAACCTGATGTTGACCCACTTGATGCATTTATGGCCACAGTCAACAAAGAA GTGAAGAAAGTGAACACTCTAGACAAGAAAAAGCTTGGGAAAGGAAAAGCTACTGTAATTACTCATGTAGTCGTCAAAAAGCCAGAG GTGACTGAGAAATCTGAGAAGAAAGGGGAATTGATGGAAGGAGACATTGATGCTATGGAG taCTCGTCAGAGGAGGAAAAGGAGGAAGAAGACCTTGAATCAACTTATGCAGGATATAAaaccaaaaagaaaaag gAATTACAACCTGTTGACCACAAGACAGTTGTTTATCAGCCATTCAGAAAAGATTTCTATGTGGAAGTCCCAGAGCTTGCAAAGATGACCCCAGAAG AAACTGATGAGTTTCGGCTTAGTCTGGAGAACATCCATGTTCGAGGGAAAAATGCACCCAAACCCGTCAAGACTTGGGCTCAGACTGGGGTGCAGCTCAAGATACTTGATGTCTTAAAAAA GAATAGCTATGAGAAACCAACGCCCATTCAGGCACAGGCAATTCCAGTCATCATGTCCGGCCGAGATATGATTG GTATTGCCAAGACTGGCAGTGGAAAAACATTGGCATTTCTCATCCCAATGTTCAGGCATATCAAGGACCAGCCCCCATTAGAGCGAGAAGAAGGGCCAATTG caaTTGTGATGACACCCACTAGAGAGTTAGCAATCCAGATCCACCGTGAGTGCAAGAAGTTCTGCAAGCCTAACAACCTACGATGCGTGTGTGTCTATGGAGGCACAGGTATAAGTGAGCAG ATAGCAGAGCTGAAGCGTGGTGCTGAGATAATTGTTTGCACTCCTGGTCGGATGATTGACATGCTTACAGCTAACAATG GCCGTGTGACTAACTGCCAGAGATGCACCTATCTAGTATTAGACGAGGCTGACAGGATGTTTGATATGGGCTTTGAGCCTCAG GTCATGCGCATCATCGACTGCATTCGACCTGACCGCCAGACGGTCATGTTCTCTGCCACCTTCCCGCGTCAGATGGAAGCATTGGCCAGGAAGATTCTTGACAAACCTATTGAAATCCAAGTCGGTGGTCGGAGTGTGGTTTGCTCAGATGTTGAGCAGAATGTG gTGGTAATTGAAGAGGACGATAAATTCTTGAAACTGCTTGAACTACTCGGTCTCTACCAGGAACAGG GTAGCGTCCTGGTATTTGTGGAGAAGCAAGATTCTGCGGATTCACTGTTCAAAGACTTGCTCAAAAGATCGTACCCATGTCTCTCGTTGCACGGAG GTATGGACCAGTTTGATCGTGATAGCACCATAGCAGATTTTAAAAATGGTGTCACAAAGTTGATG ATCGCGACGTCTGTGGCGGCAAGGGGTCTTGATGTCAAGCACCTCAACCTTGTGGTCAACTACGACTGCCCAAACCACTACGAAGACTACGTGCATCGCGTGGG ACGTACGGGTCGTGCAGGCAACAAGGGTACTGCATATACCTTCTTAACCCCAGAGCAAGGCAG ATTTGCCATTGATGTCATCAAG GCTCTAGAGATGGCAGAAAATCCTGTTCCCGAGGACGTCCGCAATCTTGCCAATACCTATATAGAGACGAGGAAGGCG GAAGGCAAAAATATCGTCAAGAACAGTGGCTTCTCTGGCAAAG GTTTTAAGTTCAACGACGAAGAGAAGGCCAAAGTGAGCGAAGCAAAAAAGATTCAGAAATGG GCGCTCGGCTTACAAGATTCTGATGACGAGGCAGAAGCCGAGGAGAAAGCTGTGGAGGAG ATCGACAAGCGCTTGGACGCCGTGTTTAGTAAGAAACCTCATGTTAAGAAAGTCGTGCCGCAAGTTGGCGAACCCGCCGTCAAACGTGAGGGCGAACAACAAGCGAAATTCAACCTGGCCTCCAGCATAGCAGCGAAGATCAATCAGAAGATCAGTGCAGGAACCAAT AACCTGGATCCTACTCAACAAGCGGCGAGTCAGATTATCAAAGGCGGAACTGTAACTGCGCTAACG GGTTTGGATCTGGCCAAGCAGTTAGCCCAGAAGGTACACACCAAGCTCAACTACGAGGGTCCCCAGGAAGAGGTTAAAGAGAAAGAGGAGGAGAAGCAAGAGGCGGAGCGCTATGAAGACGAGGTGGAGATTAACGAGTTCCCTCAGACGGCGAGGTGGAAGATCACTTCTAAGGTAACACGAAAGACAAAAG GTAGCTCAGCCACTTTTAAGATAACACGGAAGATACAAGGTAGCTCACTTCTTAGGTAA